In Zalophus californianus isolate mZalCal1 chromosome 17, mZalCal1.pri.v2, whole genome shotgun sequence, one DNA window encodes the following:
- the LOC113936485 gene encoding protein BEAN1 isoform X2: MSFKRPCPSRYNRTSYFYPTFSESSEHSHLLVSPVLVASAVIGVVIILSCITIIVGSIRRDRQARLQRHRHRHRRHHHHHHRHRRRHHREYEQGYLSDGHTYSRSSHRIRYTCSPAEDWSPPLDLSSDGDVDATVLREMYPDSPPGYEECVGPGATQLYVPTDAPPPYSLTDSYPMLDGAMNAGHGHSPGRPQQAQRILGHGGLRTISMDTLPPYEAVCGVSPPSGLLPLPGPEPGPRSSQGSPTPTRAPASGPERIL, encoded by the exons CTCGGTACAACCGCACCAGCTATTTCTACCCCACGTTCTCAGAGAGCTCGGAGCACAGCCACCTGCTTGTGTCTCCTGTACTGGTGGCAAGTGCAGTCATAGGTGTGGTCATCATCCTCTCCTGCATCACCATCATCGTGGGCAGTATCCGCAGGGACCGGCAGGCCCGGCTCCAGCGtcaccgccaccgccaccgccgccaccaccaccaccaccaccgccaccgcCGCCGTCACCATCGGGAGTACGAGCAAGGATACT TGTCCGACGGGCACACATACAGCCGCTCGAGCCACAGGATACGCTACACCTGCAGCCCTGCCGAAGACTGGTCCCCACCGCTGGATCTCAGTTCTGATGGGGATGTGGACGCCACAGTGCTTCGAGAGATGTACCCTGATTCCCCACCAGG TTATGAGGAGTGTGTGGGGCCAGGGGCCACTCAGCTGTACGTCCCCACCGATGCACCGCCACCCTACTCGCTGACCGACTCCTACCCCATGCTGGATGGCGCCATGAATGCGGGCCACGGCCACAGCCCCGGCCGACCCCAGCAGGCACAGAGGATCCTGGGCCACGGTGGCCTCCGCACCATCTCCATGGATACCCTGCCCCCTTATGAGGCTGTGTGTGGGGTTAGCCCCCCATCAGGTCTGCTGCCACTGCCGGGACCAGAACCAGGGCCAAGGAGCTCCCAGggctcacccacccccacccgggcCCCGGCCTCTGGTCCAGAGAGGATTCTGTGA
- the LOC113936485 gene encoding protein BEAN1 isoform X1, protein MSFKRPCPLARYNRTSYFYPTFSESSEHSHLLVSPVLVASAVIGVVIILSCITIIVGSIRRDRQARLQRHRHRHRRHHHHHHRHRRRHHREYEQGYLSDGHTYSRSSHRIRYTCSPAEDWSPPLDLSSDGDVDATVLREMYPDSPPGYEECVGPGATQLYVPTDAPPPYSLTDSYPMLDGAMNAGHGHSPGRPQQAQRILGHGGLRTISMDTLPPYEAVCGVSPPSGLLPLPGPEPGPRSSQGSPTPTRAPASGPERIL, encoded by the exons TAGCTCGGTACAACCGCACCAGCTATTTCTACCCCACGTTCTCAGAGAGCTCGGAGCACAGCCACCTGCTTGTGTCTCCTGTACTGGTGGCAAGTGCAGTCATAGGTGTGGTCATCATCCTCTCCTGCATCACCATCATCGTGGGCAGTATCCGCAGGGACCGGCAGGCCCGGCTCCAGCGtcaccgccaccgccaccgccgccaccaccaccaccaccaccgccaccgcCGCCGTCACCATCGGGAGTACGAGCAAGGATACT TGTCCGACGGGCACACATACAGCCGCTCGAGCCACAGGATACGCTACACCTGCAGCCCTGCCGAAGACTGGTCCCCACCGCTGGATCTCAGTTCTGATGGGGATGTGGACGCCACAGTGCTTCGAGAGATGTACCCTGATTCCCCACCAGG TTATGAGGAGTGTGTGGGGCCAGGGGCCACTCAGCTGTACGTCCCCACCGATGCACCGCCACCCTACTCGCTGACCGACTCCTACCCCATGCTGGATGGCGCCATGAATGCGGGCCACGGCCACAGCCCCGGCCGACCCCAGCAGGCACAGAGGATCCTGGGCCACGGTGGCCTCCGCACCATCTCCATGGATACCCTGCCCCCTTATGAGGCTGTGTGTGGGGTTAGCCCCCCATCAGGTCTGCTGCCACTGCCGGGACCAGAACCAGGGCCAAGGAGCTCCCAGggctcacccacccccacccgggcCCCGGCCTCTGGTCCAGAGAGGATTCTGTGA